From Falco cherrug isolate bFalChe1 chromosome 4, bFalChe1.pri, whole genome shotgun sequence, one genomic window encodes:
- the NATD1 gene encoding protein NATD1 isoform X1, translating into MRDKESLVQPSLALGLCRSGDEAAISSQAVSPAGPAPNPMAPVSLMSLLGGSSFYHQGCHDKAVLLYEYVGKRIVDLQHTEVPDAYRGRGIAKHLAKAALDFVVEEDLKAHLTCWYIQKYVKENPLPQYLEHLQP; encoded by the exons atgAGGGACAAGGAGAGCTTGGTGCAGCCCAGCCTagccctggggctgtgcaggagtGGGGACGAAGCAGCCATCTCCTCCCAAGCTGTGTCACCTGCAGGGCCTGCACCAAACCCTATGGCACCAGTGTCCCTGATGTCCTTGCTGGGTGGCTCCAGCTTCTATCACCAAG GTTGCCATGACAAGGCAGTGCTGCTCTACGAATACGTGGGGAAGCGGATCGTGGACTTGCAGCACACAGAAGTACCAGACGCCTATCGAGGAAGAGGAATAGCCAAGCACCTCGCAAAG GCAGCCCTGGACTTTGTGGTGGAGGAGGACCTGAAAGCTCACCTGACGTGCTGGTACATTCAGAAATACGTCAAGGAGAACCCGCTGCCGCAGTACCTGGAACACTTGCAGCCTTAA